A stretch of Clostridia bacterium DNA encodes these proteins:
- a CDS encoding efflux RND transporter periplasmic adaptor subunit produces MSEQKKKTKFGWKKPFAWFKGLKKSRKILVLLLLVLIAFGFMRWQKSDEQEVPMIDEFPMSYQEVPVERGEVKRTIYVTGHATADQEQIVTGVPDEKVLRVNFKEGDSVKKGDIIYELDDTEARMNYQLQLLQYEKMVSENGSQNTGSNQIVIGASGELKELNIDRGTEVTPDTVVALIENKDYLEVRNALSINDYALFNEGDAVQVYFPQFMSFLEGKISKIDSADTPIGGGGRVRYVTIVFENPGGLDDGQKAIIQTEKDGRTIVAMGSGLTRFVEAIEVKAGVRGTISSVKVSVGDIVSPQTVLAEVDASSAKIGALEQKMELQKAKLALGEAKDLLDQYVVRAEFDGTLIELNATQGETLSAVEDAAVIASVGQLKMKVVIDEYDIGQVYVGQKADVYFTAFGNEAFSGEVSKVGQRGEVENGSVNFRAEIQIEGNDRIKPGMSGDADIFVEKKEDVLRVPREAITIMDEGLGIVQQLNAEGEPEPLEVTTGAEGDTYVEILSGLSEGDLVVLLNGNGGQNFASMNMMY; encoded by the coding sequence ATGAGTGAACAAAAAAAGAAAACAAAATTTGGATGGAAGAAACCTTTCGCCTGGTTTAAGGGACTCAAAAAATCAAGAAAGATACTAGTACTGCTTTTGCTAGTCTTGATTGCATTTGGGTTTATGAGATGGCAGAAAAGCGATGAACAAGAAGTTCCAATGATAGATGAATTTCCCATGAGTTACCAAGAGGTGCCGGTTGAACGAGGCGAAGTGAAACGCACCATCTATGTAACAGGACACGCCACCGCTGATCAGGAGCAAATTGTCACGGGTGTACCCGATGAAAAGGTACTCCGGGTGAACTTCAAAGAAGGCGATTCGGTGAAGAAGGGTGATATAATCTACGAATTGGATGATACCGAAGCAAGAATGAACTATCAACTGCAATTGTTGCAGTATGAGAAAATGGTTTCAGAAAACGGTAGCCAAAACACCGGAAGCAATCAGATTGTGATAGGGGCATCGGGTGAGCTGAAAGAATTGAATATTGATAGAGGCACAGAGGTTACTCCGGATACGGTAGTAGCGTTAATAGAAAATAAAGATTATTTGGAAGTGAGGAACGCGTTAAGCATCAACGATTATGCCCTATTCAACGAAGGAGATGCTGTGCAGGTTTATTTTCCTCAGTTTATGAGCTTTTTAGAGGGAAAGATAAGCAAAATAGATAGTGCAGATACGCCCATAGGTGGCGGTGGTCGGGTTCGCTATGTGACCATTGTTTTCGAAAATCCAGGTGGCTTGGATGACGGGCAAAAGGCCATAATCCAGACGGAAAAAGATGGTAGGACCATTGTCGCTATGGGAAGTGGCTTAACCCGTTTTGTTGAAGCGATTGAAGTCAAAGCTGGTGTGCGGGGAACAATCTCTTCGGTGAAGGTTTCTGTGGGAGATATCGTTAGTCCGCAGACGGTATTGGCGGAAGTGGACGCTTCCTCCGCTAAGATCGGAGCCTTGGAGCAGAAGATGGAACTGCAAAAGGCTAAACTGGCTCTTGGCGAAGCGAAAGACTTGCTAGACCAGTATGTGGTAAGGGCAGAGTTTGACGGAACCTTGATTGAGTTGAATGCAACACAGGGTGAAACACTTTCTGCTGTAGAGGACGCGGCAGTTATTGCCAGCGTGGGTCAGCTTAAGATGAAAGTGGTTATCGACGAATACGACATAGGGCAAGTATACGTAGGGCAAAAAGCAGATGTTTATTTTACCGCGTTTGGCAATGAAGCCTTTAGCGGGGAAGTTAGCAAGGTTGGACAAAGGGGAGAAGTAGAAAATGGAAGTGTCAACTTCCGAGCTGAAATCCAGATTGAGGGCAATGACCGCATTAAGCCTGGAATGAGTGGGGATGCAGATATCTTTGTTGAGAAGAAAGAGGATGTGCTTCGCGTCCCCAGAGAAGCCATTACCATTATGGATGAGGGACTAGGCATTGTACAGCAGTTGAATGCAGAAGGTGAACCAGAACCACTGGAAGTGACGACTGGCGCCGAGGGGGATACTTATGTAGAAATCCTTTCAGGCCTTTCTGAGGGAGATCTGGTAGTCTTATTGAATGGCAATGGAGGACAAAACTTTGCCAGTATGAATATGATGTATTAG
- a CDS encoding SdpI family protein, with product MNKKRVVSFKKGDAILVAFIGLMFVIGLLAYRHLPAQIPIHWNINGEVDNYGSRAFGVFGIPFITLGVFLLFYFLPNLDPRKHNYPQFARSYQAIKLVTIVFMFMLYCATILYSLGVPVNISLVVNLLVGIMFIIIGNYLGKVKHNYFVGIKTPWTLADEEVWKKTHRLAAPFMVIGGVVFIAGAFIQQTAVYILSFTVLMIAVLVPTVYSYLLFRKLHPNSKD from the coding sequence TTCTAGTTGCTTTCATTGGGCTGATGTTTGTAATCGGGCTTTTAGCCTATCGGCATTTGCCTGCGCAAATACCAATCCATTGGAATATAAACGGCGAAGTAGATAATTATGGCAGCCGAGCCTTCGGCGTTTTTGGCATTCCGTTCATTACACTAGGTGTATTTTTGTTATTTTATTTTCTACCGAATCTAGATCCAAGAAAACACAACTATCCTCAGTTTGCCAGAAGCTACCAAGCCATTAAGCTTGTGACTATTGTATTTATGTTCATGCTCTACTGTGCGACTATCCTTTATTCATTAGGCGTCCCGGTTAATATCAGCTTGGTCGTCAATCTGCTAGTGGGGATTATGTTCATCATCATCGGGAATTACTTAGGTAAGGTGAAGCATAACTATTTTGTAGGCATCAAGACACCATGGACACTGGCAGACGAAGAAGTCTGGAAAAAGACCCATCGCCTCGCCGCTCCCTTCATGGTCATCGGAGGGGTAGTATTCATAGCAGGTGCCTTTATCCAACAGACTGCGGTATATATTCTTTCCTTCACCGTGCTCATGATTGCCGTCCTGGTCCCAACAGTCTACAGCTACCTATTGTTTAGAAAATTGCATCCCAACAGCAAAGACTAA
- the rsmA gene encoding 16S rRNA (adenine(1518)-N(6)/adenine(1519)-N(6))-dimethyltransferase RsmA, giving the protein MTDLSTIRMLQKKYGFYTKKKFGQNFLLNEQVVEQVIQGANIGLDDVVVEIGPGMGTMTNSLGEAAKAVLAVEIDEKLKPLLAETVPMENVELLFQDVMKIDLDQEVMERFGAKQYKVVANLPYYITTPIIMKLLEKQKNISSITVMTQKEVAERMQANPGGKEYGALSVAVRYYASAEVLTTVGPQSFYPAPKVDSAVIGLTIRNKPPVEVLDEVMFFSVLKGAFQQRRKTLLNALSHNLGFITKDELREMLVELGIEAGRRGETLAIEEFASLSNRLYQFKNSVDNQ; this is encoded by the coding sequence CTGACGGACCTTTCCACCATTAGAATGTTGCAAAAAAAGTATGGGTTTTATACTAAAAAAAAATTCGGCCAGAATTTCCTTTTAAATGAACAGGTGGTAGAACAGGTCATTCAAGGCGCTAATATTGGGTTAGACGATGTAGTTGTGGAAATTGGACCTGGTATGGGGACCATGACTAACAGCTTGGGCGAAGCAGCCAAAGCTGTTTTAGCGGTTGAAATAGACGAAAAACTAAAACCCTTGTTGGCGGAAACTGTTCCGATGGAAAATGTGGAACTGCTTTTCCAGGATGTGATGAAAATAGATTTGGATCAGGAAGTGATGGAACGTTTTGGGGCAAAACAGTATAAAGTGGTTGCCAATTTGCCGTATTATATTACGACGCCCATCATAATGAAACTTCTTGAAAAACAAAAAAATATCAGTTCCATCACGGTCATGACTCAAAAAGAAGTAGCGGAGCGAATGCAGGCTAATCCCGGGGGGAAGGAGTATGGAGCTCTGTCGGTAGCTGTGCGTTATTATGCTTCTGCCGAGGTGTTGACAACAGTTGGACCGCAATCCTTCTACCCCGCACCCAAAGTTGATTCAGCTGTTATTGGCCTTACGATTAGAAATAAGCCTCCCGTTGAAGTGCTAGATGAAGTAATGTTTTTTAGTGTGCTAAAGGGTGCTTTCCAACAGCGGCGCAAGACGCTACTCAACGCCTTGTCCCATAACCTAGGGTTTATCACGAAAGATGAACTGCGTGAGATGCTTGTGGAACTAGGGATTGAAGCGGGTAGAAGGGGTGAAACATTAGCCATCGAAGAATTTGCATCTCTAAGCAATCGACTGTATCAATTTAAAAATAGTGTTGACAATCAGTAA
- a CDS encoding ABC transporter permease, giving the protein MRIKDGAMISIRNLKKRKGRTILTALGVAIGTSAIVSMLALGLGLQKNAQESLGDFGDMSVLQVYPNWSNVEPGESAKITDEQMRGLEAIPGVQAVMPSVDFYGSIEITMGRQYNDARISGIDFSKAEAFGYEVLEGTMADGSLREVAVSYGFPDNFYEKTKSRPNRNDQTAEDSKQAYMDNVEYNYNLGRLPVAGKNLTLSQIQYLADDNIKKKEYKVHVSGVFQEGAGEWGSIIYLPLELVKSMNEWQTGEGGVGRGREQETGYDNVRIKVVSNEQVQGVVDEIRKQGLDTWSPTDMLEEMNQFFLIIQLILGGIGSVALLVATIGIVNTMTMSILERNKEIGVMKVLGATIPNIKLMFLIESGVIGLLGGLVGIISSYGMVAVVNIIAKNMVGENLSSALAVIPLWLTLAAMGFSLVIGIVAGLYPAGKAAKISPLEAIRNE; this is encoded by the coding sequence ATGCGTATTAAAGATGGTGCGATGATTTCCATCAGGAACCTGAAGAAAAGAAAAGGCCGGACGATTCTGACGGCACTAGGTGTGGCCATCGGAACATCAGCCATTGTCAGCATGCTTGCTCTAGGCTTAGGGCTCCAAAAGAATGCGCAGGAATCTCTCGGTGATTTCGGGGATATGAGTGTACTGCAGGTTTATCCCAATTGGTCCAACGTAGAGCCGGGGGAATCTGCTAAAATTACAGACGAGCAGATGCGAGGTCTAGAAGCAATCCCCGGGGTGCAGGCAGTCATGCCTAGTGTAGACTTCTATGGTTCGATAGAGATTACGATGGGGCGGCAATATAATGATGCTAGAATTTCTGGCATCGACTTTAGTAAGGCAGAGGCCTTTGGATATGAAGTTTTGGAAGGAACCATGGCAGATGGCTCGCTTCGAGAAGTTGCAGTGTCGTATGGCTTCCCAGATAATTTTTATGAAAAAACGAAGAGTAGACCCAATAGGAATGATCAAACTGCGGAAGATTCCAAACAGGCATACATGGATAATGTGGAATACAACTATAACCTAGGCCGTCTTCCGGTTGCCGGCAAAAACTTGACTCTTTCACAGATCCAGTATTTAGCAGACGACAATATTAAGAAGAAAGAGTATAAAGTACATGTATCCGGCGTCTTCCAAGAGGGAGCCGGTGAATGGGGATCCATTATATATCTTCCGCTCGAATTGGTTAAGAGTATGAACGAATGGCAAACTGGTGAAGGCGGTGTCGGAAGAGGTAGGGAGCAAGAAACTGGATACGACAATGTACGAATCAAAGTTGTGAGCAATGAGCAAGTACAAGGAGTTGTGGACGAGATCCGGAAACAAGGTCTTGATACTTGGTCGCCAACAGATATGCTGGAAGAGATGAATCAGTTCTTCTTAATTATTCAGTTGATATTGGGTGGTATTGGCTCAGTCGCCTTACTGGTAGCGACTATTGGCATAGTCAATACGATGACCATGTCTATCTTGGAGCGTAATAAGGAAATCGGTGTCATGAAGGTATTGGGTGCAACCATTCCGAATATTAAGCTGATGTTTTTAATTGAGTCTGGTGTAATCGGCTTGCTTGGCGGATTGGTAGGTATCATAAGCAGTTATGGTATGGTAGCCGTTGTCAACATAATCGCAAAGAATATGGTCGGGGAAAATTTGAGCTCTGCGCTTGCTGTGATACCGCTATGGCTGACTTTAGCAGCCATGGGATTTTCCTTGGTTATTGGAATTGTTGCTGGACTTTATCCAGCAGGAAAAGCAGCGAAAATTAGCCCTCTAGAAGCAATACGAAATGAGTAG
- a CDS encoding prolipoprotein diacylglyceryl transferase translates to MNPIAFKLGPISVHWYGILIGIGIALALLVVFNLSKKTNLDTDEVIDACIYMLPFGFVGARLYYVIFNLGYYMNRPDEIIKVWHGGLAIHGGVIAALIFLYFYSKRKKMDLLHLLDTLAPAVILAQAIGRWGNFINQEAYGGIVSKAYISHFPNFIQEGMLIGGNYHHPTFLYESVWNLGVFAILLYLSLRQTKPKGSILAGYLMLYSMGRFFIEGLRTDSLMFGPLRVAQVVSLLGVIVGLVILYVAKRRDKVS, encoded by the coding sequence ATGAACCCGATAGCATTTAAACTGGGACCGATATCGGTACATTGGTATGGTATTTTGATTGGTATTGGCATCGCCCTGGCTCTGCTAGTAGTATTTAATTTGAGCAAAAAAACAAACTTAGATACAGATGAGGTAATCGATGCCTGTATCTATATGTTGCCGTTTGGATTTGTGGGTGCTAGGTTATATTATGTAATATTCAATCTAGGCTATTATATGAACAGACCAGACGAGATTATTAAGGTATGGCATGGTGGCTTGGCTATTCATGGTGGTGTAATCGCTGCCTTGATTTTTCTTTATTTTTACAGCAAAAGAAAGAAGATGGATCTGTTGCATTTGCTTGATACCTTAGCACCTGCCGTTATATTGGCACAAGCGATTGGTCGTTGGGGCAATTTTATTAACCAAGAAGCATATGGGGGCATTGTCAGCAAAGCCTATATTAGTCATTTCCCGAATTTCATTCAAGAAGGGATGTTGATTGGCGGCAACTACCACCATCCGACTTTTCTTTATGAATCCGTGTGGAACCTGGGTGTATTTGCTATTTTACTATACCTTAGTTTAAGGCAAACCAAACCCAAAGGAAGTATTTTAGCTGGCTATCTTATGCTCTATTCGATGGGACGCTTTTTTATCGAAGGACTGCGAACAGATTCCTTGATGTTTGGTCCGCTAAGGGTAGCTCAAGTAGTCAGTTTGCTAGGCGTTATCGTTGGCCTCGTCATCCTTTATGTTGCAAAAAGAAGAGACAAGGTGTCATGA
- a CDS encoding Veg family protein, which produces MANKREISDIRDNLKDNIGSEVVIRANTGRKRIVEKSGIIEQTYPNVFVVLLDASRDEAGRRMSFSYIDVLTKTVELEISAS; this is translated from the coding sequence GTGGCCAACAAACGGGAAATATCCGATATCAGAGATAATCTCAAAGATAACATTGGCAGTGAGGTTGTCATTCGAGCCAATACTGGAAGAAAGAGAATTGTTGAAAAAAGTGGAATCATCGAGCAGACCTATCCCAACGTATTTGTAGTATTGTTGGATGCCAGCCGAGATGAAGCTGGAAGGCGCATGTCATTTAGCTATATTGATGTGTTGACCAAAACAGTTGAATTGGAAATAAGCGCAAGTTAA
- a CDS encoding RNA-binding transcriptional accessory protein, whose protein sequence is MDIATQIAQELNIRHKQVEASIALLDEGNTVPFIARYRKEMTGTLDDEILRRLEERLTYLRNLEKRKTEVLHLLQENDIQEEGLFEKISKATTLVEVEDYYRPHRPKRKTRASEAKRRGLEALADLMLVTLEGDKKTLVENFVNPEKEVETYEDAVQGAMDILAERFTDDPEIRKKARKMIMTQGTIYSNNKVPEEERTPYEMYYTYAEKIAKVAPHRMLALNRGEKENVLQVGFEFPDLQIMESILKKNLKQKVLFLREVKESILDGYKRLLVPSLQREIRNMLSATAEEHAIGVFAANARKLLLQSPIKDSSVVGFDPAFRTGCKLACVDATGKVLDTGVIYPTEPNNKIESSRKKLASMLEKHQAKTISLGNGTACRESETFLMEMIQDMDLDVLYTITNEAGASVYSASKLGQQEFPDLDVTLRSAVSIARRIIDPLAELVKIDPKAIGVGQYQHDVDQKRLAVSLDGVVEDCVNLVGVNLNTASVPLLLRVSGLSKKTAENIVAYREEKGLFSNRKEVLKVKGVGPKAYEQAAGFLRIPDGENPLDNTAVHPESYEATKALLDQNEIELGDEQALKALDIEAQAEALDIGVPTLKDIVQELLKPGRDPREELPKPVFKSGVIDLKDLKPGMELEGVIRNVVDFGAFVDIGVHQDGLVHISELSDHFVRNALEHVSVGDQVKVRVLSIDIARERVSLSMKGMK, encoded by the coding sequence ATGGATATCGCTACTCAGATTGCCCAGGAACTTAATATTCGTCATAAACAAGTGGAGGCCAGCATTGCCTTACTCGATGAAGGCAACACGGTTCCTTTTATTGCACGATACCGGAAAGAAATGACAGGAACGCTAGATGACGAAATCTTAAGACGCCTTGAAGAAAGACTGACTTATTTGCGAAATCTAGAAAAGAGAAAGACAGAGGTCCTCCATCTTCTTCAGGAGAACGACATCCAAGAGGAAGGACTATTTGAGAAAATTAGTAAGGCGACAACCTTAGTAGAGGTTGAGGACTACTACCGTCCACATCGGCCTAAGAGAAAGACGAGAGCATCAGAAGCCAAACGACGAGGTTTGGAGGCTTTGGCAGATCTTATGTTGGTAACCCTTGAAGGGGATAAAAAAACCTTGGTAGAAAATTTCGTAAATCCTGAAAAGGAAGTGGAAACCTATGAAGATGCGGTTCAAGGTGCGATGGACATTTTGGCAGAGCGTTTTACGGATGACCCAGAGATTCGCAAAAAAGCTAGAAAAATGATTATGACTCAAGGCACGATTTATTCAAACAATAAGGTGCCGGAGGAAGAACGTACTCCCTATGAGATGTATTATACGTATGCCGAGAAGATTGCTAAGGTTGCCCCACATCGCATGCTCGCCTTGAATAGAGGAGAAAAGGAAAATGTTTTACAGGTGGGCTTTGAATTCCCAGATCTCCAGATTATGGAAAGCATCCTGAAAAAGAACCTAAAGCAGAAGGTATTGTTTTTGCGAGAAGTTAAAGAAAGTATTTTAGATGGCTATAAGCGATTGCTGGTTCCCTCCTTGCAGAGAGAAATTCGCAATATGTTGAGTGCGACAGCGGAAGAACATGCTATTGGGGTCTTTGCTGCAAATGCCCGCAAACTGCTTTTACAATCACCTATTAAAGATAGTAGTGTGGTTGGCTTTGATCCAGCCTTTCGGACTGGATGCAAACTTGCCTGTGTAGATGCTACAGGCAAGGTGCTAGATACAGGGGTCATCTATCCAACTGAACCGAACAATAAGATAGAATCAAGTCGCAAAAAACTGGCCTCTATGCTAGAAAAGCATCAGGCTAAGACCATATCTTTGGGCAATGGAACGGCTTGCCGTGAAAGTGAGACCTTCCTGATGGAAATGATACAGGATATGGATTTGGATGTCCTTTACACCATCACCAATGAAGCAGGCGCCTCGGTCTATTCTGCTAGCAAACTGGGTCAGCAAGAGTTTCCTGATTTAGATGTCACCTTGAGAAGTGCCGTATCCATAGCGAGAAGAATTATCGACCCCTTGGCGGAATTGGTTAAGATAGACCCCAAAGCCATAGGTGTAGGTCAGTATCAGCATGATGTGGACCAGAAGCGTTTGGCGGTTTCTTTAGATGGAGTAGTTGAAGACTGTGTAAACTTGGTTGGGGTGAACCTAAATACTGCTAGTGTGCCCTTACTCTTACGGGTAAGTGGTTTGTCCAAAAAAACAGCAGAAAATATTGTAGCCTACCGGGAAGAAAAAGGCCTGTTTTCCAACAGGAAAGAGGTTCTTAAGGTAAAAGGTGTAGGCCCCAAGGCCTACGAGCAGGCGGCTGGTTTCTTGCGCATTCCTGATGGAGAAAATCCATTAGATAATACGGCAGTCCATCCTGAGTCCTATGAGGCTACGAAAGCTTTATTAGACCAAAACGAGATTGAACTGGGAGATGAACAAGCATTGAAAGCCCTAGATATTGAGGCACAAGCGGAGGCGCTAGATATTGGGGTTCCAACCTTGAAGGATATTGTACAAGAACTCCTAAAACCGGGACGGGATCCTCGTGAGGAATTGCCGAAACCTGTATTTAAATCAGGCGTAATTGATTTAAAGGACTTGAAACCAGGAATGGAATTAGAGGGTGTAATTCGAAATGTTGTGGATTTTGGTGCCTTCGTAGATATTGGCGTGCACCAAGATGGCTTGGTCCACATTTCGGAATTGTCCGATCACTTTGTTCGGAATGCACTAGAACATGTTAGTGTAGGTGACCAAGTAAAAGTACGAGTATTGAGCATAGATATAGCTAGAGAACGGGTATCGCTATCGATGAAAGGAATGAAATAG
- a CDS encoding ABC transporter ATP-binding protein: MAEKKKGGTIEALNVKHTFQLGKLDVPVLHGVNFTVQPGDFSALCGASGSGKSTLLNLIGGLTKPTEGKILIDGQDITLMDENHLCLFRREKIGFIFQSYNLMPYLTALENVELSLIFGEEPKNRRKKLAEEMLAKVGLADRMNHKPNELSGGQQQRVSVARALVTKPKVVLADEPTGNLDRQTGLEIMELLRGLNREEESSFLIVTHDPKVAENCDHTIFLEDGLVVEKWRDHHAY, encoded by the coding sequence ATGGCAGAAAAGAAAAAAGGTGGGACAATCGAAGCGTTGAATGTGAAACATACATTTCAACTTGGAAAACTAGATGTTCCAGTTTTGCATGGGGTGAATTTTACCGTGCAACCAGGTGATTTCAGTGCGCTTTGTGGTGCTTCTGGATCAGGGAAGTCTACGCTACTAAATCTAATAGGTGGACTTACCAAACCAACAGAAGGGAAAATTCTCATAGATGGACAAGATATCACGCTCATGGATGAGAATCATCTATGTCTTTTTAGGCGGGAAAAAATAGGATTTATTTTTCAATCCTATAATTTAATGCCGTATCTTACAGCATTAGAAAATGTGGAGCTGTCTTTAATATTTGGTGAAGAACCAAAAAACCGCCGAAAAAAGCTAGCGGAAGAAATGCTTGCTAAGGTGGGACTAGCAGATCGAATGAATCACAAGCCGAATGAGCTGTCAGGCGGCCAGCAACAACGTGTATCTGTGGCAAGAGCACTAGTTACGAAACCGAAGGTCGTACTGGCGGATGAACCTACCGGAAACCTAGATAGACAGACTGGTTTGGAAATAATGGAATTGTTGAGGGGCTTGAACCGAGAAGAAGAAAGTTCCTTTCTTATCGTAACTCATGACCCTAAGGTTGCCGAAAATTGTGACCATACCATTTTCTTAGAAGATGGACTAGTCGTTGAGAAGTGGAGGGATCATCATGCGTATTAA